The following proteins are co-located in the Primulina tabacum isolate GXHZ01 chromosome 11, ASM2559414v2, whole genome shotgun sequence genome:
- the LOC142519380 gene encoding calmodulin-binding transcription activator 2-like isoform X4, translating into MDTVLSKSENDSISTTFHGASPTSTLSSANEDAESEDNHQANSRFHSYPESPLRNDSRSTLSSSYDMLSSPGNWDVSSPNYATHFRRHRDVSGGSKFVSSFQPTLDLASGQEASGKYAAGELTDKEESVCYVPVQAKVEENNMDPFCNHPGEHKDQSEQRNLQAVLTEMEIRSAVNPNLENIKDTVGNENYSFLLKKPLINSLQMDGNLKKVDSFTRWMAKELGEADELDMLSSNRLSWSIMGSEYDSNISAQLEVDADSLSSSILGDQLFSIIDFSPNWTYSNWDCKVLIIGKFLKSELEFSKCKWSIMFGEMEIPADVLADGILCSHAPLHKPGLVAFYVTCSNRLACSEIREFEYRRGHDQNIGATDVNAGVVTVMHLYRRLEMLLCQRPIGSPSGFIEHDLGKQTLIQKIVSLMEENYHDALLTQKNSTARLMVTGEVLLEKQLKEKFYYWLLQRINEEDTVPIVVDDRGQGVLHLAAALGFNWVFQPIIIPGVSLDFRDVNGWTALHWAAFYGREDTVAALVSLGAAPGALTDPSAEYPLGRTPADLASSSGHKGISGFLAETFLTTHLTTLRMNDPDEDGIPEVSGRNAIHTVSERLAVPTTEEEVPDTLSLKDSLAAVCNASQAAARIHQIFRIQSFQRKQFTEQGCDELLSSDEHAISLLAGRSSRLRLANAAAVHIQKKFRGWKKRKEFLQIRQKVVKIQAHVRGHQARKKHKSIMWPVGILEKVILRWRRKGRGFRGFGSDVVQDGPNMHGTRSPEDNYDVLKEGRRQTEERMQKALARVKSMAQYPEARAQYRRLLTAAEGFRETKAGSNEIPDNIEEDIGYDESEMLDIETLLDDDTFMSLAFQ; encoded by the exons ATGGATACTGTCTTGTCAAAATCCGAAAATGATAGCATTTCTACCACTTTTCATGGAGCAAGCCCCACCAGCACGTTGTCCTCAGCTAATGAAGATGCTGAATCTG AGGACAATCACCAAGCAAATTCTAGATTTCATTCGTATCCGGAGTCACCATTGCGCAACGACAGTCGTTCTACCCTATCAAGTTCTTATGATATGCTTTCCTCTCCAG GAAATTGGGATGTATCTTCCCCAAATTATGCAACACATTTTCGGAGGCATAGGGATGTTTCTGGTGGAAGCAAATTTGTATCTAGTTTTCAACCAACACTTGATTTGGCATCTGGGCAAGAAGCTTCGGGAAAGTACGCCGCAG GTGAGCTTACCGATAAAGAGGAATCTGTGTGTTACGTTCCTGTCCAAGCCAAGGTTGAG GAGAACAATATGGATCCATTTTGCAATCATCCTGGGGAGCATAAAGATCAGTCTGAACAGAGGAATCTTCAGGCAGTGCTTACAGAAATGGAAATTAGAAGTGCTGTCAATCCAAATTTGGAGAATATCAAGGATACAGTAGGGAATGAAAACTACTCATTCTTACTGAAAAAGCCGCTGATAAATTCATTGCAAATGGATGGAAACTTGAAGAAAGTTGACAGCTTCACCCGCTGGATGGCTAAGGAGCTTGGAGAAGCTGACGAATTGGATATGCTGTCAAGTAACAGGCTTTCATGGAGTATTATGGGGAGTGAGTACGACTCCAATATCTCAGCTCAATTGGAAGTGGATGCAGACTCGCTGAGCTCTTCTATTTTGGGGGACCAGCTTTTCAGTATTATTGATTTTTCACCAAACTGGACTTACTCTAATTGGGATTGCAAG GTTCTCATTATTGGAAAATTTCTCAAGAGTGAATTAGAGTTCTCAAAATGCAAATGGTCAATTATGTTTGGAGAGATGGAGATTCCAGCTGATGTTTTAGCAGATGGGATTCTTTGTTCCCATGCTCCACTACACAAGCCTGGACTTGTCGCTTTCTATGTCACTTGTTCCAACAGGCTCGCTTGCAGCGAAATACGAGAATTCGAATATAGACGTGGACACGATCAAAATATTGGTGCTACAGATGTAAATGCTGGTGTTGTAACTGTGATGCATCTCTACCGACGACTTGAGATGCTATTATGCCAAAGACCCATTGGAAGCCCTAGCGGTTTCATTGAACATGACCTTGGAAAACAAACTCTGATTCAAAAAATTGTTTCATTGATGGAGGAGAACTACCATGATGCATTGTTAACACAAAAAAATAGCACAGCACGGCTGATGGTGACTGGAGAGGTGCTTCTTGAAAAGCAGCTAAAAGAGAAATTTTACTATTGGCTGCTTCAAAGAATAAATGAAGAAGATACAGTGCCAATAGTTGTTGATGACAGAGGTCAAGGTGTTCTACACTTGGCAGCTGCTCTTGGTTTTAATTGGGTCTTCCAGCCAATTATCATTCCAGGAGTTAGTTTGGATTTTCGAGACGTGAATGGATGGACAGCACTTCATTGGGCTGCGTTTTATGGCAG GGAGGACACAGTTGCTGCTCTTGTTTCCCTAGGTGCAGCTCCTGGAGCGCTGACAGACCCATCTGCTGAATATCCGCTGGGTAGAACTCCAGCAGATCTGGCTTCTTCCAGTGGACACAAGGGGATATCTGGTTTTCTAGCTGAGACTTTCCTGACCACACATCTCACAACTCTTAGGATGAATGATCCGGATGAAGATGGTATACCAGAAGTTTCTGGAAGGAATGCTATACATACAGTTTCGGAACGTTTAGCAGTCCCTACAACTGAAGAGGAGGTACCAGATACACTCTCACTCAAGGATTCACTTGCCGCTGTCTGTAATGCATCACAAGCAGCAGCTCGCATTCACCAAATTTTCCGCATCCAGTCATTTCAGAGGAAGCAATTTACTGAACAGGGGTGTGATGAGTTGCTGAGTTCAGATGAGCATGCTATTTCTCTTTTAGCTGGTAGAAGTTCCAGATTACGTTTGGCCAATGCTGCTGCTGTGCACATCCAGAAAAAGTTTCGTGGTTGGAAAAAGCGGAAGGAATTTCTGCAAATTCGGCAAAAAGTTGTTAAAATTCAG GCTCATGTGAGGGGGCATCAGGCAAGGAAGAAACATAAAAGTATTATGTGGCCAGTGGGAATATTGGAGAAGGTGATTTTGCGCTGGAGACGTAAAGGGCGTGGTTTCCGTGGATTTGGGTCAGATGTGGTCCAAGATGGGCCTAACATGCATGGCACTAGGTCGCCGGAAGACAATTATGATGTTCTGAAGGAAGGAAGAAGACAAACTGAAGAAAGGATGCAAAAAGCACTTGCAAGGGTGAAATCTATGGCCCAATACCCTGAAGCCCGAGCTCAGTACCGTAGACTGCTAACTGCTGCTGAAGGGTTCCGAGAAACAAAG GCTGGTTCCAATGAGATCCCAGACAACATAGAAGAAGATATAGGGTATGATGAAAGTGAAATGCTCGACATAGAGACTCTGTTGGATGATGATACTTTCATGTCTCTGGCATTCCAATGA